In Mycobacterium stomatepiae, the following are encoded in one genomic region:
- the alaS gene encoding alanine--tRNA ligase, producing the protein MQTHEIRKRFLDHFVKAGHTEVPSASVILDDPNLLFVNAGMVQFVPFFLGARTPPYPTATSIQKCIRTPDIDEVGITTRHNTFFQMAGNFSFGDYFKREAIALAWDLLTNSVSEGGYGLDPEKLWATVYLDDDEAADLWREIANLPAERIQRRGMADNYWSMGIPGPCGPSSEIYYDRGPEFGVEGGPVANEDRYIEIWNLVFMENERGEGTSKEDFEILGPLPRKNIDTGMGVERVAFILQGVHNVYETDLLRPVIDMVAGRAPRGYGLSGPEGNHDDDVRYRVIADHSRTAAILIGDGVSPGNDGRGYVLRRLLRRVIRSAKLLGIEDPIVGDLMTTVRDAMGPSYPELVADFDRIKRIAVAEETAFNRTLASGSKLFDEVAGTTKAAGAKVVSGSDAFTLHDTYGFPIELTLEMAAEADLQVDEAGFRELMAEQRRRAKADAAARKHAHADLTAYRELVDAGPTEFTGFDELTAQASILGIFVDGKRVPIVSHGDAVGADRVELILDRTPLYAESGGQIADVGTISGTGAGESARAAVTDVQKIAKTLWVHRVNVESGEFVEGDTVVAAVDPGWRKGATQGHSGTHMVHAALRQVLGPNAVQAGSLNRPGYLRFDFNWQGPLSDEQRTQVEEVINEAVQADFEVHTFLEQLDKAKAMGAMAMFGEAYPDEVRVVEIGGPFSLELCGGTHVHNSAQIGPVTILGESSVGSGVRRVEAYVGLDSFRHLAKERALMAGLASSLKVPSEEVPARVASLVERLKAAEKELERERKGRLTATVEKVELERRGEVNVFPHMTSGQTAAEVRSLVVSKIRQHTSDPTVVVLISESDDGTVPYAVAANQAAQDLGVRANDLVKRLAVEVDGRGGGKADLAQGSGKNPSGIVAALDAVRDEVVKAQVG; encoded by the coding sequence GTGCAGACACACGAGATCAGGAAAAGATTTCTTGATCACTTCGTGAAGGCGGGTCACACCGAGGTGCCGAGCGCATCGGTGATCCTCGACGACCCCAACCTCCTGTTCGTCAACGCCGGCATGGTCCAGTTCGTGCCGTTCTTCCTGGGCGCCCGCACTCCGCCGTACCCGACGGCCACCAGCATCCAGAAGTGCATCCGCACCCCGGACATCGACGAGGTGGGCATCACCACCCGGCACAACACCTTCTTCCAAATGGCCGGCAACTTCTCGTTCGGCGACTACTTCAAGCGCGAGGCGATCGCGTTGGCGTGGGATCTGTTGACCAACAGCGTCTCCGAGGGCGGCTACGGCCTGGACCCGGAAAAGCTCTGGGCCACAGTCTATCTCGATGACGACGAGGCCGCCGACCTGTGGCGGGAGATCGCGAACCTGCCCGCTGAGCGGATCCAGCGCCGCGGCATGGCCGACAACTACTGGTCGATGGGCATCCCCGGGCCGTGCGGCCCGTCGTCGGAGATCTACTACGACCGCGGTCCGGAATTCGGCGTCGAGGGCGGCCCGGTCGCCAACGAGGACCGCTACATCGAGATCTGGAATCTCGTGTTCATGGAGAACGAGCGCGGCGAGGGAACCAGCAAGGAAGACTTCGAGATCCTTGGGCCGTTGCCGCGCAAGAACATCGACACCGGCATGGGTGTGGAGCGGGTCGCGTTCATCCTGCAGGGCGTGCACAACGTGTACGAGACCGACCTGCTGCGGCCGGTCATCGACATGGTCGCCGGCCGCGCACCGCGCGGCTACGGCTTGTCTGGTCCGGAAGGCAACCACGACGACGACGTGCGCTACCGGGTGATCGCCGACCACAGCCGCACCGCCGCGATCCTGATCGGCGACGGCGTGAGCCCGGGCAACGACGGCCGGGGCTACGTGCTGCGCCGGCTGCTGCGCCGGGTGATCCGCTCGGCCAAGCTGCTGGGCATCGAGGACCCGATCGTCGGCGACCTGATGACCACCGTGCGCGACGCGATGGGCCCGTCGTATCCCGAACTCGTGGCCGACTTCGACCGGATCAAGCGCATCGCCGTCGCCGAGGAAACCGCGTTCAACCGCACCCTGGCGTCGGGCTCGAAGCTGTTCGACGAGGTAGCCGGCACCACCAAAGCGGCTGGAGCCAAGGTGGTTTCGGGCTCGGACGCCTTCACCCTGCACGACACTTACGGCTTCCCGATCGAGCTCACCCTCGAGATGGCTGCCGAGGCGGACCTGCAGGTGGACGAGGCCGGCTTCCGTGAACTCATGGCCGAACAGCGCCGGCGCGCCAAGGCCGACGCCGCCGCTCGCAAGCACGCGCACGCCGACCTGACCGCGTACCGCGAACTGGTCGACGCCGGGCCCACCGAATTTACCGGCTTCGACGAGTTAACCGCGCAGGCAAGCATTCTGGGCATCTTCGTCGACGGCAAGCGGGTCCCGATCGTGTCGCACGGCGATGCCGTCGGCGCCGACCGGGTGGAGCTGATCCTGGACCGCACCCCCCTGTACGCAGAGTCCGGTGGTCAGATCGCCGACGTCGGCACCATCAGCGGGACCGGCGCGGGCGAGAGCGCCCGGGCCGCGGTCACCGATGTGCAGAAGATCGCCAAAACTCTGTGGGTGCACCGGGTTAACGTCGAGTCAGGCGAATTCGTGGAGGGCGACACCGTCGTCGCGGCGGTGGACCCGGGCTGGCGCAAGGGCGCCACCCAGGGCCACTCGGGTACCCACATGGTGCACGCCGCACTGCGACAAGTGTTGGGCCCCAACGCTGTTCAGGCCGGATCGCTAAACCGTCCGGGATACTTGCGCTTCGACTTCAACTGGCAGGGCCCGCTCTCCGACGAGCAGCGCACCCAGGTCGAGGAAGTGATCAACGAGGCCGTGCAGGCCGACTTCGAAGTGCACACGTTCCTCGAACAGCTCGACAAGGCCAAGGCGATGGGTGCGATGGCCATGTTCGGCGAGGCCTACCCGGACGAGGTGCGGGTGGTGGAGATCGGCGGCCCGTTCTCGCTGGAGCTGTGCGGCGGGACCCACGTACACAACTCGGCGCAGATCGGCCCGGTGACGATCCTGGGCGAATCGTCGGTCGGCTCCGGGGTGCGCCGGGTGGAGGCCTACGTCGGGCTGGACTCGTTTCGCCACCTGGCCAAGGAGCGCGCGCTGATGGCCGGGCTGGCGTCGTCGCTGAAGGTGCCCTCCGAAGAGGTGCCCGCCCGGGTGGCCAGCCTGGTCGAGCGGCTCAAGGCCGCCGAGAAGGAACTCGAGCGCGAGCGCAAAGGCAGACTGACTGCAACGGTGGAGAAGGTCGAGCTTGAACGTAGGGGTGAGGTCAATGTGTTCCCGCATATGACGTCCGGGCAGACCGCAGCCGAGGTGCGTTCCCTAGTCGTGAGCAAGATTCGCCAGCACACCAGCGACCCGACGGTGGTGGTGCTCATCTCCGAAAGCGATGACGGCACTGTGCCCTACGCTGTCGCCGCCAACCAGGCTGCCCAAGACCTCGGAGTCCGGGCCAATGACCTGGTCAAACGACTCGCCGTCGAAGTCGATGGGCGAGGCGGCGGCAAGGCCGACCTGGCACAGGGCTCGGGCAAGAATCCGAGCGGCATCGTCGCGGCGCTCGATGCGGTGCGCGACGAGGTTGTCAAAGCGCAGGTCGGCTGA
- a CDS encoding shikimate dehydrogenase, translated as MSSTAPPANAGPRKAAVLGSPIAHSKSPQLHLAAYHALGLDDWTYERIECGAEELPGIVGGFGPEWVGVSVTAPGKFAALRFADECTERAQQVGSANTLVRTPRGWRADNTDIDGVSGAIASIGGASGWALVCGSGGTAPAAVVGLARLGVSGITVVARNPEKAARLVDLGARAGVPARFCELGDPEARALAAEVAAAEVLVSTIPADVAARYAGTFATIPVLLDAVYNPWPTPLAAAVAAAGGRVINGVQMLLHQAFAQVEQFTGLPAPREAMTCALAALD; from the coding sequence GTGTCCTCGACAGCACCCCCCGCTAACGCGGGCCCGAGAAAGGCGGCCGTCCTCGGCTCGCCGATCGCGCACTCGAAATCCCCGCAACTGCACCTCGCCGCCTATCATGCGCTGGGCCTGGACGACTGGACCTACGAGCGCATCGAGTGCGGTGCCGAGGAGCTGCCGGGCATCGTCGGCGGATTCGGACCGGAATGGGTCGGGGTATCGGTCACCGCGCCGGGCAAGTTCGCCGCGCTGCGGTTCGCCGACGAGTGCACCGAACGGGCGCAGCAGGTGGGATCGGCCAACACGCTGGTGCGCACGCCTCGCGGCTGGCGCGCCGACAACACCGACATCGACGGCGTGAGCGGAGCGATCGCGTCAATCGGGGGAGCCTCGGGATGGGCGTTGGTCTGTGGATCGGGCGGCACCGCGCCGGCGGCCGTCGTGGGCCTGGCCCGGCTCGGCGTCAGCGGCATCACCGTCGTGGCGCGCAACCCGGAGAAGGCGGCCCGGCTGGTGGATCTGGGCGCGCGCGCCGGCGTGCCGGCGCGATTCTGCGAGCTGGGTGACCCCGAAGCCAGGGCCCTGGCCGCCGAGGTGGCCGCGGCGGAGGTGCTGGTCAGCACGATCCCGGCCGACGTGGCCGCGCGCTACGCCGGAACGTTTGCGACGATTCCGGTGCTGCTGGACGCCGTGTACAACCCGTGGCCTACCCCGCTGGCCGCCGCGGTGGCCGCCGCGGGCGGGCGGGTGATCAACGGCGTGCAGATGCTGCTGCACCAGGCCTTCGCGCAGGTCGAGCAATTCACCGGGCTGCCCGCCCCGCGCGAAGCGATGACTTGCGCTCTGGCCGCCCTGGATTAG
- the ruvX gene encoding Holliday junction resolvase RuvX has translation MDLAPHRLPDRPGDPNQDPGRGRRLGVDVGTVRIGVAASDPDGILATPVETVRRDRSGKHVRRLAELATEIEAVEVVVGLPRTLADRTGPSALDAIEVAEALAQRVSPIPVRLADERLTTVSAQRSLRAAGVRAREQRAVIDQAAAVAILQSWLDQRRATLAQSAAGDVIDGG, from the coding sequence GTGGATTTGGCACCGCATCGCTTGCCCGACCGGCCCGGCGACCCTAACCAGGACCCTGGGCGGGGACGGCGGCTCGGCGTCGACGTCGGCACCGTGCGCATCGGCGTGGCCGCCAGTGATCCCGACGGCATCCTGGCGACACCGGTGGAAACGGTGCGCCGGGACCGCTCCGGCAAGCACGTGCGACGGCTGGCCGAGCTCGCCACCGAAATCGAAGCGGTCGAGGTGGTCGTCGGATTGCCGCGGACGCTGGCCGATCGCACCGGGCCGTCGGCGCTCGACGCGATCGAGGTGGCCGAGGCGCTGGCCCAGCGGGTTTCGCCCATCCCGGTGCGGCTGGCCGACGAACGACTGACGACGGTCAGCGCGCAGCGTTCACTGCGCGCGGCGGGGGTGCGGGCCAGGGAGCAGCGGGCGGTGATCGACCAGGCGGCGGCCGTGGCGATCCTGCAGAGCTGGCTCGATCAACGTCGGGCGACGCTTGCCCAGTCCGCGGCGGGGGATGTCATCGATGGTGGATAG
- a CDS encoding replication-associated recombination protein A — translation MPEAVSDGLFDLPGESRTANDALGVSAGAPLAVRMRPASLDEVVGQDHLLAPGSPLRRLVEGSGVASAILYGPPGSGKTTLAALVSQATGRRFEALSALSAGVKDVRAVIDSARRALLSGEQTVLFIDEVHRFSKTQQDALLSAVENRVVLLVAATTENPSFSVVAPLLSRSLILQLRPLTADDIRTVVQRAIDDPRGLGGQIGVQPEAVDLLVQLAAGDARRALTALEVASETAQAAVAAGGELTVAAVEQSLDKAAVRYDRDGDQHYDVISAFIKSVRGSDVDAALHYLARMLVAGEDPRFIARRLMILASEDIGMADPTALQTAVAAAQTVALIGMPEAQLTLAHATIHLATAPKSNAVTTALGAAMDDVKAGKAGLVPAHLRDGHYSGAAALGNAQGYKYAHDHPDGVVAQQYPPDELMGVDYYRPTGRGVERDLTGRLERLRAIIRRRRG, via the coding sequence ATGCCTGAAGCCGTGTCCGACGGTCTGTTTGACCTGCCCGGCGAATCGCGGACGGCCAACGACGCCCTGGGCGTGTCGGCCGGCGCGCCGCTGGCGGTGCGGATGCGCCCGGCATCGCTCGATGAAGTCGTCGGGCAGGATCACTTGCTGGCGCCCGGGTCGCCGCTGCGCCGGTTGGTCGAGGGCTCGGGGGTGGCCTCGGCCATCCTGTACGGCCCGCCGGGAAGCGGCAAGACGACGCTGGCGGCGCTGGTCTCGCAGGCGACCGGCCGCCGGTTCGAAGCCCTGTCGGCGCTGTCGGCCGGGGTCAAAGACGTCCGGGCCGTGATCGACAGCGCGCGCCGGGCGCTGCTCTCCGGCGAGCAGACGGTGCTGTTCATCGACGAGGTGCACCGGTTTTCCAAAACCCAGCAGGACGCGTTGCTGTCCGCGGTCGAGAACCGGGTGGTGTTGCTGGTGGCGGCGACCACCGAGAATCCGTCGTTCTCGGTCGTCGCGCCGCTGCTGTCGCGGTCGCTGATCCTGCAGCTGCGCCCGCTGACCGCCGACGACATCCGCACGGTGGTGCAGCGCGCGATCGACGATCCGCGGGGCCTGGGTGGTCAGATCGGGGTGCAGCCCGAGGCCGTCGATCTGCTGGTGCAATTGGCCGCCGGCGATGCCCGCCGCGCGCTGACCGCGCTGGAGGTCGCCTCGGAAACAGCACAGGCAGCCGTTGCGGCGGGCGGTGAGTTGACCGTGGCGGCCGTCGAGCAGTCGCTGGACAAGGCCGCGGTGCGCTACGACCGTGACGGCGATCAGCACTACGACGTCATCAGCGCGTTCATCAAATCGGTGCGCGGCTCCGACGTCGACGCGGCGCTGCACTATCTGGCCCGCATGCTCGTCGCAGGGGAGGATCCGCGATTCATCGCGCGCCGGCTGATGATCCTGGCCAGCGAGGATATCGGCATGGCCGACCCGACGGCGCTGCAGACCGCGGTCGCGGCCGCGCAGACGGTGGCGCTGATCGGCATGCCCGAGGCGCAATTGACGTTGGCGCACGCCACGATTCACCTGGCCACCGCGCCGAAGTCGAACGCGGTGACCACCGCACTGGGCGCGGCGATGGACGACGTCAAGGCGGGCAAGGCGGGTCTGGTGCCGGCGCATCTGCGCGACGGCCACTACTCGGGAGCGGCCGCACTGGGCAACGCGCAGGGCTACAAGTATGCCCACGATCACCCGGATGGTGTTGTGGCACAACAATATCCGCCAGACGAACTGATGGGCGTCGACTACTACCGGCCCACCGGGCGCGGCGTCGAGCGCGACCTCACCGGGCGGCTGGAGCGATTGCGCGCGATCATCCGCCGCAGGCGTGGCTAG
- a CDS encoding endolytic transglycosylase MltG, which produces MVDSARDERAEPAAVGPPRHRTSRMARIKAERGRRRRRFTGRIVLGVLVVIVVAAVFVGSKMWHTVFGGGEDYSGDGKRDIVIQIQAGDSTTTVGETLHNQGVIKTVRAFINAAHGNAAINSIQPGFYRVRTEIPADSAVARLTDPNNRVGKLVIPEGRQLDDTTDMKTNKATPGILTLISRASCVDLDGAKHCISVQDLRAAAGNTPPNVLSVPAWAIQPVSEMGTDHRRIEGLIAPGTFNVDPAAAPQDILANLISAGAATYMQSGLVDSAAAMKLSPYDILVVASLVEQEAYSQDFAKVAQVIYNRLNAHHTLEFDSTVNYPLDRREVATSDADRALKTPWNTYVSPGLPATAICSPGIDALRAAEHPEPGDWLYFVTIDAQGTTLFTKDYKQHLANIELAKHNGVLDSTPR; this is translated from the coding sequence ATGGTGGATAGCGCGCGCGACGAACGGGCCGAGCCGGCCGCGGTCGGTCCACCCCGGCACCGCACCAGCCGGATGGCCCGGATCAAGGCCGAGCGCGGACGCCGGCGGCGCCGTTTCACCGGCCGCATCGTGTTGGGCGTGCTCGTCGTGATCGTGGTGGCCGCGGTGTTCGTCGGCTCCAAGATGTGGCACACGGTGTTCGGCGGTGGGGAAGACTACAGCGGCGACGGCAAGCGCGACATCGTGATTCAGATCCAAGCCGGCGACTCGACGACGACAGTCGGCGAGACGCTGCACAACCAGGGTGTGATCAAGACCGTCCGGGCCTTCATCAACGCCGCGCACGGCAACGCCGCGATCAACTCGATCCAGCCCGGCTTCTACCGGGTGCGCACCGAGATCCCGGCGGATTCCGCGGTCGCGCGGCTGACGGACCCCAACAATCGGGTGGGCAAGCTGGTCATTCCGGAGGGGCGTCAGCTCGACGACACCACTGACATGAAGACCAACAAGGCCACGCCGGGAATCCTGACGCTGATCTCGCGCGCGTCCTGCGTGGATCTCGACGGCGCCAAGCACTGCATCTCGGTGCAGGACCTGCGCGCGGCGGCGGGCAACACCCCGCCCAACGTTTTGTCGGTGCCGGCCTGGGCGATTCAGCCGGTCTCCGAGATGGGCACCGATCACCGCCGGATCGAGGGACTGATCGCACCCGGGACGTTCAACGTCGATCCCGCGGCGGCGCCGCAGGACATCCTGGCGAACCTGATCAGCGCCGGGGCCGCGACGTATATGCAGTCCGGGCTGGTGGACTCCGCCGCGGCGATGAAGCTGTCGCCGTACGACATCCTGGTGGTGGCCTCGCTGGTGGAGCAGGAGGCCTACTCACAGGACTTCGCGAAGGTGGCGCAGGTGATCTACAACCGCCTGAACGCGCACCACACGTTGGAGTTCGATTCGACGGTGAACTATCCGCTGGACCGCCGCGAGGTGGCTACCAGCGACGCCGACCGGGCCCTGAAGACGCCGTGGAACACCTACGTCTCCCCGGGTCTGCCCGCCACGGCGATCTGTTCGCCCGGCATCGACGCGCTGCGCGCCGCCGAGCATCCCGAGCCGGGTGACTGGTTGTACTTCGTCACGATCGACGCCCAGGGGACCACGCTGTTCACCAAGGACTACAAGCAGCATCTGGCCAATATCGAGCTGGCTAAGCACAACGGTGTCCTCGACAGCACCCCCCGCTAA
- a CDS encoding acyl-CoA dehydrogenase family protein: protein MPAVDHVLADIAGDYRLRLADGLTEPPLRGLKLVREQRLGAVRLAREHGGAGYTVPEFFDHLIALAAADPDLAHILRVHHALVEELQIRPRRPGSQRWIAVVAEGGLIGGANSEQSQKSIGGNNRDTRLVSTPDGLRLRGQKFCSTGAQFSDHLRITAQGDDGAPTAVVIPVDRAGVEHVDDWDGIGQRQTGSGTTIFHDVEVAAEEVFPLGATIGLDRSRGALMQLYLHAVAAGILRALAADAAALVRGRRRTYTFASVDQPTADPQLLQIVGEIDAVADTAQALVRSAAAELAPALDAARDTGIDPELEKRSSIAAARVKVALQEPALRAASRVFDVGGASAIQASALLDRHWRNLRTLFSHNPTVYKARVLGDVAVNGAELPESSFF from the coding sequence ATGCCCGCAGTTGATCACGTGCTCGCCGACATCGCCGGGGACTACCGCCTGCGGCTGGCCGACGGCCTGACCGAGCCGCCCCTGCGCGGGCTCAAGCTCGTTCGCGAGCAGCGGCTGGGCGCCGTGCGACTGGCCCGCGAACACGGGGGCGCGGGCTACACCGTGCCGGAGTTCTTCGACCATCTCATCGCGCTGGCCGCGGCCGATCCCGATCTCGCGCACATCCTGCGGGTTCACCACGCGCTGGTCGAGGAGTTGCAGATCAGGCCGCGGCGCCCGGGCAGCCAGCGGTGGATCGCGGTCGTCGCCGAGGGTGGGCTGATCGGCGGCGCCAACTCCGAACAGAGCCAGAAGTCGATCGGCGGCAACAACCGCGACACCCGGCTGGTGTCCACCCCGGACGGCCTGCGGCTGCGCGGCCAGAAGTTCTGCAGCACCGGCGCCCAGTTCTCCGACCATCTGCGCATCACCGCGCAGGGCGACGACGGCGCCCCGACCGCCGTGGTGATCCCGGTCGACCGGGCCGGCGTCGAGCACGTCGACGACTGGGACGGCATCGGTCAGCGCCAAACCGGCAGCGGCACGACGATCTTTCATGACGTCGAGGTCGCGGCCGAGGAGGTGTTCCCGCTGGGCGCCACGATCGGACTGGACCGCTCCCGGGGCGCACTGATGCAGCTGTACCTGCACGCGGTCGCCGCCGGAATCCTGCGGGCGCTGGCGGCCGACGCCGCGGCGCTGGTGCGCGGGCGGCGCCGCACCTACACCTTCGCCAGCGTCGACCAGCCGACCGCCGACCCTCAGTTGCTGCAGATCGTCGGCGAGATCGACGCGGTGGCCGATACCGCGCAGGCGCTGGTCCGCAGCGCGGCGGCCGAACTCGCGCCCGCGCTGGACGCGGCCCGCGACACCGGGATCGACCCCGAATTGGAGAAGAGGTCGTCGATCGCGGCGGCCCGCGTCAAGGTCGCGCTCCAGGAGCCTGCGCTGCGGGCCGCGTCGCGCGTCTTCGACGTCGGCGGGGCGTCGGCGATCCAGGCGTCGGCCCTGCTGGACCGGCACTGGCGCAACCTGCGGACGCTGTTCTCGCACAACCCGACGGTCTACAAGGCGCGGGTGCTGGGCGACGTCGCCGTCAACGGCGCGGAACTGCCGGAGAGCAGCTTCTTCTGA
- a CDS encoding A24 family peptidase, whose translation MRATAVTVVAAWLLLLSCYDIRQRRLPNRLTLPGAAVILAVACGTGRGTPALAGAAALTGLYLLVHLIAPGGMGAGDVKLAIGLGGLAGCFGVTVWFLAALAAPLLTAALGLALRGAVPHGPSMCLATAAAVLLG comes from the coding sequence GTGCGGGCGACAGCGGTGACGGTGGTGGCCGCCTGGCTGCTGCTGCTGAGCTGCTATGACATCCGGCAACGGCGATTGCCCAACCGGCTGACGCTGCCCGGCGCCGCGGTGATCCTGGCGGTCGCTTGCGGTACCGGGCGCGGGACGCCCGCCCTGGCCGGGGCCGCGGCGCTGACCGGGCTGTATCTGCTGGTGCACTTGATCGCGCCGGGAGGGATGGGCGCCGGCGACGTGAAGCTGGCGATCGGCCTGGGCGGGCTGGCCGGCTGCTTCGGCGTCACGGTGTGGTTTCTGGCGGCGTTGGCCGCGCCGTTGCTGACCGCCGCGCTCGGGTTGGCTCTGCGCGGCGCCGTGCCGCACGGTCCGTCGATGTGCCTGGCCACCGCGGCCGCGGTGCTGCTCGGCTGA
- the aroC gene encoding chorismate synthase codes for MLRWITAGESHGRALVAVVEGMVAGVEVTSTEIGDQLARRRLGYGRGARMQFERDAVTVLAGVRHGLTLGGPIAIEIGNTEWPKWETVMAADPVDPERADDLENSARNAPLTRPRPGHADYAGMLKYGFDDARPVLERASARETAARVAAGTVARSFLRQALGVEVLSHVIAIGPSQPYDGPPPGPDDLEGIDASPVRAFDKAAEQAMIAEIEAAKKDGDTLGGVVEVVALGLPVGLGSFTSGDNRLDSQLAAAVMGIQAIKGVEIGDGFATARRRGSQAHDEMYPGPDGVIRSTNRAGGLEGGMTNGQVLRVRAAMKPISTVPRALATVDMATGDEAVAIHQRSDVCAVPAAGVVVETMVALVLARAALDKFGGDSLAETRRNIDAYQRAVAEYETPAARAQASG; via the coding sequence GTGTTGCGTTGGATCACCGCGGGGGAGTCCCATGGCCGCGCGCTGGTAGCCGTGGTCGAGGGCATGGTCGCCGGCGTGGAAGTCACCTCGACCGAAATCGGCGACCAGTTGGCCCGCCGCCGGCTCGGTTACGGCCGCGGCGCCCGGATGCAGTTCGAGCGTGACGCGGTGACCGTGCTGGCCGGGGTGCGCCACGGGCTGACGCTGGGCGGGCCGATCGCGATCGAGATCGGCAACACCGAGTGGCCGAAATGGGAAACCGTGATGGCCGCCGACCCGGTCGACCCCGAGCGAGCGGACGACCTGGAAAACTCAGCGCGCAACGCGCCGCTGACCCGGCCGCGGCCCGGACACGCCGACTACGCCGGCATGCTCAAATACGGCTTCGACGACGCCCGCCCGGTGCTGGAGCGCGCCAGCGCACGTGAGACCGCCGCCCGTGTCGCGGCAGGAACGGTCGCCCGCTCGTTTCTGCGTCAGGCGCTCGGCGTCGAGGTGCTCTCCCACGTGATCGCGATCGGTCCGTCGCAGCCCTACGACGGGCCGCCGCCCGGACCCGACGACCTGGAAGGGATCGACGCCAGCCCGGTGCGCGCCTTCGACAAGGCCGCCGAGCAGGCGATGATCGCCGAGATCGAGGCCGCCAAGAAGGACGGCGACACCCTCGGGGGCGTCGTGGAAGTCGTCGCGCTCGGCCTGCCGGTCGGGCTGGGCTCGTTCACCAGCGGCGACAACCGCCTGGACAGCCAGCTGGCCGCCGCCGTGATGGGCATCCAGGCGATCAAGGGCGTGGAGATCGGCGACGGTTTTGCGACCGCGCGCCGCCGCGGCAGCCAGGCGCACGACGAGATGTACCCGGGGCCCGACGGCGTGATCCGCTCGACCAACCGGGCCGGCGGCCTGGAAGGCGGCATGACCAACGGCCAGGTGCTGCGGGTGCGGGCGGCGATGAAGCCGATCTCGACCGTGCCGCGGGCCCTGGCCACCGTCGACATGGCCACCGGCGACGAAGCCGTCGCGATCCACCAGCGCTCCGACGTGTGCGCGGTGCCGGCCGCCGGCGTGGTCGTCGAGACCATGGTGGCGCTGGTGTTGGCCCGGGCCGCGCTGGACAAGTTCGGCGGCGATTCGCTGGCCGAGACGCGGCGCAACATCGACGCGTACCAGCGCGCGGTCGCCGAGTACGAAACGCCGGCCGCCCGCGCCCAGGCGTCCGGGTAG
- a CDS encoding secondary thiamine-phosphate synthase enzyme YjbQ, translating to MLGVDTTSLRIVDLTGAVRRFCFSCGDGLCNVFVPHATAGVAIIETGAGSDDDLVETLERLLPRDDRYRHAHGSAGHGADHVLPAIISPSVTLPVAAGEPQLGTWQSVVLVDLNRDNPRRSVRLSFLEG from the coding sequence GTGCTCGGTGTCGACACCACCAGCCTTCGCATCGTGGATCTGACCGGCGCGGTGCGCAGGTTTTGCTTCTCTTGTGGGGATGGCCTGTGCAACGTCTTCGTGCCGCATGCGACGGCCGGAGTCGCGATCATCGAGACCGGTGCCGGCTCCGACGACGACCTGGTCGAGACGCTGGAACGGCTGCTGCCGCGCGACGACCGCTATCGGCACGCGCACGGCTCGGCCGGGCACGGTGCTGACCATGTGTTGCCCGCGATCATCTCGCCGTCGGTGACGCTGCCGGTCGCGGCCGGCGAGCCGCAGCTGGGCACCTGGCAAAGCGTCGTCCTGGTCGACCTGAACCGGGACAACCCGCGGCGCTCGGTGCGGTTGAGCTTTTTGGAGGGTTAG